A region of Carettochelys insculpta isolate YL-2023 chromosome 9, ASM3395843v1, whole genome shotgun sequence DNA encodes the following proteins:
- the MFSD14A gene encoding hippocampus abundant transcript 1 protein: MTQGGKKKKRAVNRSIMLAKKIIIKDGGTPQGIGSPSVYHAVIVIFLEFFAWGLLTAPTLMVLHETFPKHTFLMNGLIQGVKGLLSFLSAPLIGALSDVWGRKSFLLLTVFFTCAPIPLMKISPWWYFAVISVSGVFAVTFSVVFAYVADITQEHERSMAYGLVSATFAASLVTSPAIGAYLGRVYGNSLVVVLATAIALLDICFILVAVPESLPEKMRPASWGAPISWEQADPFASLKKVGQDSVVLLICITVFLSYLPEAGQYSSFFLYLRQIMGFSPESVAAFIAVLGILSIIAQTIVLSLLMRSIGNKNTILLGLGFQILQLAWYGFGSEPWMMWAAGAVAAMSSITFPAVSALVSRTADADQQGVVQGMITGIRGLCNGLGPALYGFIFYIFHVELNELPMTETELGDNVALQHHSQQNSIIPGPPFLFGACSVLLALLVALFIPEHTNLNIRSSSWKKHSGSHGHPHSPQAPGEVKEPLLQDTNV, encoded by the exons cCTCAAGGAATAGGTTCGCCTAGTGTCTACCATGCTGTCATAGTGATTTTTTTGGAATTTTTTGCTTGGGGACTCTTGACAGCACCTACCTTGATG GTTTTACATGAAACCTTCCCAAAACATACCTTTCTAATGAATGGCCTAATCCAAGGAGTAAAG GGCCTGTTATCGTTTCTCAGTGCCCCCCTCATAGGTGCTCTATCTGATGTTTGGGGACGAAAGTCGTTTTTACTCTTAACAGTATTTTTCACTTGTGCACCAATTCCATTGATGAAGATCAGCCCATG GTGGTACTTTGCTGTTATCTCTGTTTCTGGGGTTTTTGCAGTGACTTTCTCAGTGGTGTTTGCTTATGTAGCAGATATAACACAAGAACATGAAAGAAGCATGGCCTATGGGCTG GTTTCAGCAACTTTTGCAGCAAGTTTAGTTACCAGCCCAGCTATTGGTGCCTATCTTGGTCGAGTCTATGGAAACAGCTTGGTAGTGGTCCTAGCTACAGCAATAGCTTTGTTGGATATTTGTTTTATTCTTGTTGCTGTACCGGAATCACTGCCAGAGAAGATGAGGCCAGCATCATGGGGAGCACCCATTTCCTGGGAACAAGCTGATCCCTTTGCA tcactaaAGAAAGTGGGTCAAGATTCTGTAGTGCTTCTAATCTGCATAACAGTCTTTCTGTCCTATCTCCCTGAGGCAGGTCAATATTCCAGCTTCTTCCTATACCTCAGACAG ATAATGGGATTTTCACCTGAAAGTGTTGCAGCTTTCATAGCAGTTCTTGGGATTCTCTCCATTATTGCACAG ACAATAGTTTTGAGTTTACTTATGCGGTCCATTGGAAATAAAAACACCATCTTACTGGGTCTGGGATTTCAAATATTACAGCTTGCGTGGTATGGCTTTGGCTCGGAGCCTTG GATGATGTGGGCAGCGGGGGCCGTTGCAGCAATGTCTAGCATTACCTTCCCAGCAGTAAGTGCATTAGTTTCACGGACTGCTGATGCTGATCAACAGG gtgttGTTCAAGGGATGATAACAGGAATTCGAGGATTGTGTAATGGTTTGGGGCCAGCACTTTATggttttatattctacatattcCATGTAGAATTGAATGAACTCCCAATGACTGAAACTGAATTGGGGGATAATGTGGCTCTACAGCACCATTCACAACAG AACTCCATAATTCCAGGACCCCCATTCTTGTTTGGAGCATGCTCTGTGCTATTGGCTTTGCTTGTTGCCTTGTTTATTCCTGAACACACCAATCTAAACATACGGTCCAGCAGTTGGAAAAAACACAGTGGCAGTCATGGTCATCCACACAGTCCACAGGCCCCTGGCGAGGTCAAAGAACCTTTATTGCAGGACACAAATGTATGA